Part of the Plasmodium knowlesi strain H genome assembly, chromosome: 11 genome is shown below.
TGGAGACGCCGCCAGGGACTCCAAGTACTCATCTACCAAATAGTAGTTGTAATAGTACTTAAACTTGGAGTACTGATCCTCCGTGCTCTTAAGATTGCAGGATTTTCTGGAGGCGTTTTTCCCCAAAAGGCAGTCTCCGCCCAGCTCGAGTAAATCGTCCCCCTGGTCGTGATCTCCCAGGGACTGATTGTCCTGGACAaattccccccctttcctaCGCCCTAACTGCTGTGAAATCTTATGTTGACTATGAACCCAATCGTCCAACACCTCCTCTGGCATGGCTATTTTCGTTGCACCTTCTTCCACGGGCAGCTTTATTTTACAAGTTTCCCGATACACTGGTTGCCATTCTACGCTCTGATGATCAGTAGAAAGAAATCCGTCTACATTCCTCTCACTCGGTTCCTGCTCCTGAATGCTCTTGTTCTTTGTGAGCTTCGTTTTCTGCATATCCCTTATGGTTTGATCATGCTTGCTCGAAAAGAGCCTTCTGATTTTGTCCCGAATGCTCGTCCCATTTGCTTGTTCCGTCAGTTGATTCTCTGATCCGTTCCTGACACTCCGGTGCACGATGCTCCTGGCCCGATTTTTATAAATCATGGGTTTCTGCAATTGGGGATTGTCGCCCGTTGCTACGGCAGAAGagttattcattttgttcgcttcttttttttttttttctttttttagtgTACAGTACAAGTGAGAAGGAAATAGTTGTCACTTCAATTGATGAAAAGTGATTCTATTCGTGGGCAGTGAGTACACGCAGACACGCGTCAGAAGTTGTGTATGGACGTGAACATGTGCATCCGTTAACAATCGGGACAATCTAATACGATGAACTTCTACATGCATTCATCTGTTGGTAAAAATGGCGCTCTACAGTTATTCGCGATATTCTTCCATGTGAAATTGTTATTTCTACACGCTGTTATCTCGCTCTTCGATTTTTTGAGTCTACACGAATTGCGAACGAAATGGGAATGCATGTACAAAAGTGTGTAACTACGTGAGCTTTTGTTCTTTCGTGCAAAGCGCGCGCGCACCAATTAAaacctactttttttttttttttttagcgaAATGGTGTAAATTGCTCAAGATTTACAAACCGCTGCTGATACATTTCTGTAAAGAAAAGTGTGAATCTCAACAAATTGGCGAGAAACGTAAGCATAGAACAACAGAAGATAAAGTAAAAATAGTTACAACGCATAAAACCCCGAGGCAAGCACGTAGCTGCTAATGTTGTATATATAGCTGCACGTACAGCTACAAGTTTGCATGAGGATGTgtgttaaaaattaaattgtcCTTTCACCCTTAAGCTACGCAACGCGAAAATCATGCATATGTTGGACAAGGTTGGAATGGAAATGCTACTGCCCTATTTGTTAAAGGTCCCCTCTTACTTGCTCCTAAAGGAAAAGGTTCCCGGTTTGACGAATTGGATGTACGTTTTGCAGCTCTACACTGTATGTGCACACCTTGTgcaaagaagggaaaataaataccCGCACGggtgtatacatgtgtgtgtatatttttttttttttttttttttttttttttccttgtgaaCAGCTAACTTACAACGGCACAAAACAGACCACTGCTGCACGCCCATGGCTGCTTAAAGACAGAAAAGTATGACCCGCTTTGAATATTTTATTACAAACAGGTAtgaaaattagaaaaaaaaaaaaaaaagtttccttctatgaacaaatttgaacagttgttcaggtaaaatataatatacactGTTTTGTAGCTAGCTATAGCTATGACCAATtagctagaaaaaaaaaaaaaaaaaaaaaagaaagttgcACATAGTTCCGTCCGTTCGCTCGCTGCAGAACAGCAAATTACGCATTGACGAATTTTTGCATGCGTGTGTATATGAAATTAGGGCATTGGCACAGACTGCCCGTATTGTCaacccttccttctttatttgtaATTTGTGTTCGACAGCTACCatgggaaattaaaaaatggggaatacATATACTGCTGCGTACCTGTTAAAATGGTCTAGAATTGGAGGCTTCTCCAAAATGGGAGCTCCTGAGTGAAGTTATTTCTTGTATTCCTTAAAAATGCTTTAAATTGGTGTGAACACATGAGAGCGACGAGTTTGCGACTTCGCAAATCCAGCAGAGAGCTTAATCATGGTGCCGCTTCAATCGATATTGAGTAGACCACCTGAGACGTGTGCAGCGGAGtacaatttgtttaaaaGGTGAAAACTGCGAGGGGGCAATTGGAATGTGGTAATGTCCATATGTGCACGTTCGGCTGCTTATCCACTTTGCATGTTGTAACGGTATAGTTCTTTTTAAGAGGCACCCCCCAATTGATAATTACGTTACTGCGAAATCGGGACCCACGTCGCGTAATCCCATGCTACAGCTAACGAGTGACGGGCATTCAGCATAGTTAAAAATGGGATACATAGGCTATGAATGAAAAGTCTGGAAAACACACATTTGATACTCGGAGCTAAAAGGAACGCCGCTTTTAACAAATGATCTTGCAAAAATGGGCGAGACgcaaggaaaaacaaaatttgtcttcattttttttttgaacgcATAATTTTCTAACAAATTGCGGAAATGAGATTTCCATGTGGAAAGAATCCCTGTTCAGCAAACTCGAAGGTGGATTATAAGGCCTTtccttttaaatataaattgtactctttattttatttttccaacgCAGATGAGGTTCTGCGTATCATTTGTTGAAACGTTTTGTGCGTAGAAAGAAATTCCGATGAATGTCTAAAATGCCCTTAAGCACTTTTttcattgtaaaaaaaaaaaaaaaaaaagagcaatttTAAATGTCGttattcatatatttgtaATCCTTCTGCTTAAACGAATGAGCATGAGAAGGAACTATATTAAGCAAGAATATTCAAGAGGAGAGAGCACTTTTTTGTGTAGTATGCCCCGTGTAATGACAGTACATTAACACGCATTTCTCCTCTTATACCAGTGTTGGCCCTGAATCATAATGAAAGACGAAAGatgtatttttatcatattgCCGGACGTTACCAACAATTTCAAAGTAACAAATGGGAAGAGCGACTATGAGGCGAACTGGCGCCCTTTATGCAATTAGTGATGCGGGATGGGGAATAGATGTATTTACAGCAGACTCGTGTGTCTGTTCCATGTGAATGGTCCTTCGTgggtatatgcatatgcacacgTACATCTACACACACCCATCGTTCGCGTCGACACAGGATGAAGAGGTCCTAGAAAAACTAGAAGAGAAGAACTtcatcattttaaaaaagaagaaagtgcATTTGACAGAAGTAAAGAATCGCGAAATAGTTAACCATCGCTCCTTGCCCGTAGGCACGTGTTAGGCAGTGGAACATCTTGAATAGacaaaatgcacaaaaggaACCAAGGATGGAGGCATACTGATAGATACTAATAACCATAGTAGACAAAAGAACCTGCACAACTTTGTCGTCCATTCCATGTATTAAACAGATGGTACATGTTCGTTGGGACCTATTTGACTGCAAAgcattttaccattttatcattttttcttttttttttctttacaaatTCATTACCCCTTTTTCGTCCCCGCgaagaatgaaataaaggaaatattAAACGAGAAGCCTGAGCAGTACAGCAATATAGGCGAGTTTTACGCGTACGTAGAAAGCGGGCTGTCAGTCATTTCTTTGGTAGAGCACATCGAAGGAAACACGGCGGAAAGGTTGAATTCGCTAGTTAAGAGCACATCTATCTTgataaaggatgaaaaatacTTCGAATggttatacatatgcacgtGAGAACGGGGTGTGTGCACAGacacgcacatgtacatCGATCTACATGTTTAGCTGTGGCCACTTGACACCGCCtgtttttgttaatttttctttattttattattttattttttttttttgttatctcCCCTTTTGGATCCCTCTTCTGACAGCCTAGAATACCAGTGCAATTTAAAGTGCAAGAATGCCCCATTCTACTTCAGCAAAAATGACTGGTACTTTAGCAGAGATCTGAAttacttcttccccccccggGACGACAATTTTCTGGAAAGAACTTTGATAATATTAAAGCCGGACGTGATAGATCAGAACAAGATAGGTGACATAGTTAATGAAATTTTGAATTTTGGTTTGTTGATCGTCGCAATGAAGAGGGGCATCTTATCAGCTGAGCGGGCGCGCAGTCTGTATGAGGGGTCTGCAGGGAAGGTATGCAGCTACTCCGCACAGAAGAGTGACGTATCGGCACGTTAGCGCATCGATGCATGCTTATTTGTGTACTTATTTATTcgtttattcatttattatttttttttctttttccttccgaaTAGCCCTACTACGATGCTCTGATAGAATTTATGACCTCTGCGAAGGGAATAGGTTAGACAgatgggagaaaaataaaagttcgGCGATTCTGCAACAAATAGACGTTCGCGAAAAGATGCATTTGTAACTGAACCCGGATGTGCATCTCTCATTTGtgctcctttcccttttctcagTGTGCCTAATTGTTGAGGGGAAGAGCTGCATAAGGTTGTCGAAGATTTTGTGTGGCCCCTCCTCTTCTATAGTTCCCTTCGAAGACATGCCGAATGCGTgtttgaagaagaagtatGGAACTTGCGCGATGCGAAATGCTGTGGTATGGGTTGCGGTGCGAAGGAAAAACCGAAAGAGAGGTTCATAGTTTTAAATGTACACAGACATGGGGGAACTGTGCTCTCcttatgaacatttttttttttttttttcggcgcAGCACACCCCCAGTGAGAATAACATAGACAGAGAGATAAACCTATTTTtcagtgaagaaaatttttctggAGAAAATGGCATTCTGCTAATAAAGAAAGACGCATTAAGTGGAGATGACTTAAACAATCTGCGAGATTACTTGCACGATTACGGATTCAACGTgttggaagagaaaataatatcGGTTGACGAGGATACTTTGAGAAGTATGTTTGAAGAACCCATAATGGTAGTCCCTAGTGTAGGGCCACATACGCAGTACGTAATCATCACCCTTTCCAGAGTGAACTGCGTCACGTGCCTGCACTATCTaataggaggaaaaagcaCCAAGGAATCCAAATTGAAAAGGCCAAACAGCATCAGAAGCATATTCAGTCTTGATAAAAATGACATTATATTtgtgaaggataaaaaaaaaattaacaatcTCATAAGACAGTACTTCCTCTTCGAAAAATACAACGAGTCGATTACAGTCGACATGGTAAAGAATTTTTTGTATCGCAAAAATGTGACTTCTtgtgagaaggaagaagaaaatatcaaGTTGAGGGAGGTCTTTCTGGAATGCTTCACCAAAATGTGTGAATCAAAACCGAGTGAACAAACAGCCATAGTGTGGCTCAGCGAGTGGTTTAAgcagaaaaagggagaaataatGGCTGACGTAATGAGAAAGGagatggggagaaaaatgggGCATGCGCATGTTTACCCACTTGGGGGGAAGGATAAAACACTAATAGCTGATGCGCGTGAGGAGGAGAAAGTAAAACAAAGTAGTAATATTCCCATAGGTAGCTCCCGTGGTAATGCAGGTGGAGGAACCAAAGGGGAAGGTCCTAACCAAATTAGCATCTTCCAAAAAGCATGCaagggaaacaaaaaaatttttatcatacCTGACATTTACGACGGTGAAAACAATACCCAGATTAGTAGGGATAATGATGAGGTTATGTTAAAGCTTATAAAGCATTTGGAGAGACTAGGTTACATCAACCTAAGTTTTATCGATCTGTgcatgaaggaggagaagaagaaatccTTGCTAGGGAAGAAAATAGAGTACACGAAAAGGAAGTACAACATGTTGACGGTAGATTTGGTTAGGCGAATTCTGAAGGAGAATCTAGACAGGAATAAATCGTACAGCAACTACGTGTTGACTGGTTTTTACGGAGTGATCGATTTGGCTTACTTGACGAGAGAGGATATAATCCCCACATCGTTTTGCTTGCTAGTTCTGAAGGAGGACGCAAATGTGGAAAGTGAGAAGATAGGGAGTGGTGAAGGGGAACTGGGCAAGAGAGGGAGAGGTGCACACCTGGATTCGTTCCTCTCACTACTCCATGGAGGCGAGAAAAACCTCATAGACCATTTTCTAAATAAGGGTAAAATACTTATCTATCGGAAGGGCAAGAATTTCTTTAACAactttcttcaaaatttggAAACAGAAATAGTGATCCTTCTGGGAGTGAACTTAAATCACCTAAAgagtgaaataaaatttctcGTGGAATGTTATAACTACCTTTTCGTTGATCATGTTAAATTATTTAACgaggagaagaggaagaagaaacagggaaaaatatgtgaGGATGAATTGGACTGCTCCTCTGCTCCCTCGGATTTGCTACTGTCCTTCCTCATTGAACGATTGAATTCTCTAAAGGATAAAGATTATAGAAAATTTGTCCTGTGTAATTTCCCCCTTAATATGCAACAGGTGGATGCgataaaagggaagactaaTGCAAAGGTGGtggtttttcattttaactgcaAGGTCGGTGAGAATTCTGTTCATTCGGAGTGGAAGGAGACTCAACGGGGGTTGCTTGAACTGGGGAATAACAGAAATGGAGGAAGATACAAAAAAGGCGCTCACTACAAGGTGGATGATTCTTTCGTACTAGGGGAAGTTGCTCGATTGAGTAAAGGGGTGATAGTACACCAATTCGATGTGAACAATAAAGCGGAGAAGTTGTCATCAGGTGTGCACCATCTGTTTGATCTGATAAGTGCAGTAAGGAGGAAGGTCATACTAATTTCTAACTTAACATTGAAGAATGTTGATTTTATTGGCCTATATCTGCAGTATGAATACCCTCGTGTTGTCTTTTGTGATTTGAATTTTATGAGTGAGGGGGAAGGATCCAAGGATTATACGAATTCCCTGTGGCATATGATTGACGGAGTTTTTGACGAAAATAATACGAGTggcaaaaataaggaaagagtaaacgaaataataagaaaaatgaacaatttcGTTTCTAGGTTGAATGCGAGTTATTTTGTATTTGGGGGGTTTCCTAGCGACTTAGAGATAGAGGACTTCCGGAAGTTGGAACTCTTTTTCGACATCAAGCTGTGCATATTGGTGGTACCTGTCAGGGGGGATTCTGGTATGGGAATCGGCGTTTACAGGGATGAGAAGCCCAAATCGGCTGACCTACTTTCTCCGGTTCATATACTTCCCCCTCTTGACCTGTTCGACGCTGCATCCGCAGAAGCATCTCCCCTGGCGGACACGGTACTTTGGTTCTCCAGCAGGGGAAATCTTCTAACAGTAGAGGCGGGTTCACAGGGGGGAGAGTACCAGGGTGCGATCAACAGTGTTGGTGGTGAAGCAGATGAGAAGGCTATCACTACTGGAGACTCTTCAGGGGAAAATATTCTCCCCACGGATAACCCAACGGAGAGTATTCAACAAGATGACCAACtggaggatgaagaaaaaaaagaaattttgaaaaaagtcgAGGACAGAATTAGACCTAACCTGATTTGCTACCAGGCCCCAGACAAATATGATGTGCGGGAGtttgtaaaaaggaaaattggaCGAGACTCCAACGGGGGTTCATTTCACTGTTTGTTCTGTGAAGACGTGTTAAAGGAGTTACCTTTCATCATTGAGGAAAAATCGGAAGGGTATATAAAAAAGCTAGCTGAGAAgataaaaacagaaaaggaaaatacgaTAAGGGAGATTTATGTGACGTATCTGGAGGGGCTTGTAAAGCACTCAAGCAAATATCTATTTGCAAATATTGTGTTGTGTGATGTGCCCTTATGGACGGGTGAGGGGAATGACACTTGTGTCGATACATTTGGTCGGTTCACAAATTTTAAGAAAGTCATTCAGCTCGTTCACAGCGTGCAGGGTGATAACGTGTTCGGAGGTGACGCCAGCGAATTCCATGGAGCAAACACTTGTGCGGCGCTGAATGACGATCGGGTGTTTGGAGCCAGTTCGCCTGGGGGCAGCAATGCTCTAGGGTCTTCCCTCGAGGGGGCGGAGATGAGGGACAATGCAGACGAGGCAGGAAACCATAACAACGAGGTAGATAAGGCTGATGACAAGGTGGACAAGGCCGACAAGGAAGAGCTGAATAGCGGGGGCAAACCGAAGGGCAGGTCAAAGCATGCGGACAAGCTGAGCAAGTATAACAAAGCGGCTAGAGACCTGCGAGACATTATCTCTAAGAAACACGCTGACGTCGAAGTGGCGACCATTTATTTGAACAGGGACATGCCTCGAAATACGGATAGTCTCTTCTGCCCCCAAATCATTATCCTGTTCGTTCCTCAGAACGAAAAGCTTCAGTTGCTTCTATCATCTCTGCtatgttttcatttaaaaaatttttcctcaaTTAATATGGCGCAGGTGGTGCGTGAGGAAATGGTGAAGGAGCAGATAAGACGGGGGGTGGCTGGTTCTGAGGTGGAGAAGCTGGAAAAGGGCGGCGTCAGGGGTGGGTGCCACAATGATGGGAATAGCGACCATCATAGTTACGAGAAGTATATAGTCGATAGAGCTTTTACATCCCTGCTTGATCAAATAAAGCGAGCAGACAAAAACGTATTAGTGACGGGGTTCCCCATTGTTCAGAACAAGTACAGCAAGAGTGATTACTTCGAGCAATTTCGCCTTTTCAAGCCTTTTACAATTAGTGGCATAATTTCCATCTCCTTTGAAGATACTTATTTGCACACTTTGGTTGGCCATGCCATCCCCGATGGGGCGCACTACGTAGCCAAGTACGAAGAAGTGATTCAAACGATAAAACTGGAGTTCGGTTGCAAAGGGAAGGACAAGAATAAATTGTATTTTGCCAAAATAACAAACAAGGAAGATTTACAGCGTGTACTTGGAGAGGTTACTGAAGTTTTTTCATGCTGATTTTgcaatgtcatttttttgccactattttttctttgtcttAGCGAATGCCTATTTGGAGTCCTTTTTGTGAGTATATTTCAGCCTCAGTGTAAAGGCATTCATTCTCGATTTTTTCGGAGCTTCCATGTCCATGCGGCTGCACATAGGTTGTATCGCCGCGAAATCTTTTTTATTGCCGCTCCTCTGGGCCagtttgttccttttcccctccctgCTCCAATGATAGCTGCGGATAAGGGATCTCAACAAATTGTCCAGAAAAAGTTTAACAAGTGACAAGGGGAGTTAGAAACTGCATTGGTCGAAGGGGCCACCCTACCCTTCTATTTGGAAGTGTCCCCATGTTAGGTATTTCGAGGGGGTTTCCAGCAGCTCCACTTTGCTCGTCCATTTCGcttgctcttttttccttttctttctgtgTGACTAACTCCCCCACGCGCGACCGCGCAAGGTAACAACAATAGCCAAAGAGTAAAGCACGCGGCAAAGTTTTCCTCAAAAataagacattttttttgggggtgttcctattcccccttcttcgataaacattttttattcagcAATTTTGATTGTGATGACTGAACTAGGTTGAAAATATTTGGTAGGTCATCATCTTCTGAAGATTACGCAATTtagttttacttttttttttttctttgggcGTGCTCCCCATTTGGGGAATGCCTCCTTTGGGACTTTGATCGATTCGCTGGAAGGGCACACATTCGGTTGAtggctctttttttttttttttttttttttttttgcgtatgaATGCTCCTTCCGTGCAAAGCGGATGAGATGAGGAAAGTAACCTGTGAGGGTGGAAGGGCCCACTTAGGCGACGAAGAGGGTGGTTTGGCCAGCATACAGATTAGCGCGCAACAGAGTGGCCTTTCTCTCCGCTGCACTTGGTGTATTCCTCCCGTTTGGTGGTTCACCAGTTTTGTTGCCTCCTTCTCCAAATGAAAGAACCAAAGTATTTTAGCATCTACGAGGACTTCTTCAAAGATGCCAAGACCTTTCTGAATACAGCCGTTGAGACGAAGAACAGCATTTTCGACGTGAGTAGCAGTGGGGGGTCCAGCTCAGGGGGGAAGAGCGATGGCGGGTTGGAGGGCCGGGGGAAGGAGAGACACATCAACTTTTACCTGAACGACCAAAGTAATAGGGCGGTTTGGCACAAGGACAGCAGCAATGAGGGTAGAACGACGGGAAAAAGCTCAAATAGGAGTGTGCTAAATGGGAGGGGCCTAAAGAGGAGCGGTCCAAATCGAAGTCGCCCAAAGAGAGGCCATCACAACGGCGAAGCGGACGCGTACAAAAACAACCAGTGCTTCTCCAACATGAACCATGGTGCGTCGAAAATCCTCATGTGCTACCAGAACACGCATACCATGTGTCTGTCCTACAAGCCATACAACGAAAATGTGTGTCATGACTCAGCGAACATGAATTATTcgatttctatttttaagAAGAGGGTACCGAATTTTGAtatggaggaaaagaagtatGCCTTTGATGGAACAGAGGAGGATAACCGAGTTGTGcgttttttgaagaaatggGCATTTTGGCGTTAcagagaaaagggaaggaaattcCTATTGATAAAcgaggaaaggaggcagttGAGGGAGGGCGAAAACATAGGAAGAAGCTCTCACATGGAGGATGGAACGAGGACAGGAAAGGATGTACGCAGGGGGATGGAAAAAGATTCAAACAAATATAGTAACAAGTCCATAATGACGGAAGCCAGTAGAAATTTCAGCACGAACAAAGGTAAAGGCAAAAGTGCGAAGAATGCTGAAgaggaagcaaaaaaaaaaagtgtgatTTTCAAtgaaatgaggagaaaaaaaaaggaaaggaagaagggcaTATCATATGAACATTTGCTAACTCCAAGTAGACATGTGTATGATGcattttgtttgtttaaTCCTCGTTTTAAGCAAGGAAAACATCACACAGTAATGTGTTTGCAAGGGTATAATGTGTCTGTGATTCCTTTTGTGAAGGCAAAAAAACTAAAGGAAGAGGTGAATGAATTGTTTAATGAAATAAATCCATGGATCCACAAATCGCTAACATTATCTAAATTgcgaaatttaaaaattgatcTTTTCAATTTAATTTCTAATATCCCCCAAATAGATATTTCGACCATCTGTTGTGCTTGGGTCTTCTTTGAAAGGCTCGTTATTAAGGGATACGTCCATAAATCCAATAGGAAGCTCTACGCAGCTACGTGTCTCATTTTGTCGCTCAAATTTTACCAGCATGATGACATGCAAATTTTGGAGAAGctgcttttttatattcaaaAGTTAGACAAGAAGGAGAACTTAACGCCCTCGCTCATTTTTTCCGTGGAGTTTTTGGTTTACCGGCTCTTGGACTTTTCGCTGCAGCACACGTACGAGCATATTCGCCCCCACATATATCAGTACCTGGAGTCCAAAGTGAGTTTGTCTACGTCGTTCCGGCGGAGCATGTCAGCACGGCATGTTAACGCCGCATTTGcagcgctttttttttttttttttttgcacatccTTTGCGTATTTTCTGTATACCCTTTAGCGACGTTTTTGTCGCTGTGCCGTCACTATCCAATTACCTATTATGCCATTTTCCCAATCAGGAGCTCAAGTTCGAGGACGTCTATGGTATTTCGGAAGAGGTCTACCTGTGCTCGAATTACCCCAGCGAGGTTTGATTGGCATAGCGTAACGCCTCAATTGGAATAAAGAAGGCTTAGTTAACTCCCTCGTTAAGACGGCTTATCCGCTGTGGGATTGTTCACCCCCCTGGAGACGCTTGCCAAAATGGAGGAACAACAgcgagggaagaaaaaaaacgaaagcaGTTACAAATTCCTAAACGcggatgaaataaataacctGGAGTACATtttcaacaaaatgaagagggaCGAAAATGAAAGCGTCACGATTCagaatgtacaaaaatttcTCCGTGAAAATCATAATAAAGACATTTCGGATGACCTGTTagatttttttcacatgtatGGAAGCACCATCAATCTGGAGGACTTCCTCACCGCGCTCAATTGTGATATAAACAAATTCAAGtccaaggagaaaataagaagTTTGTTCGACTTGTTAGACACCTCCAAAAGGGGCTATATATCGACTAGGAGCTTCATACAGGCGGCCAAGGAATTTGAAAATGAATTCAGTGAGGAAACCCTAAAGAGCATTTTTAACATCATGGACTTAAGCAACAGCGACAGAATGCACTTTGACGAATTTAAGAATGCGATAGCGAATATGTGATTGGAGGGAAAAGTGGCTATCAGCATGGATCAAACAGCCAAGCGGTGTCGTTTCGCAGCGGCCATTTCCGTGATGCGTATTCCTCGCCCAGTTTGAACATC
Proteins encoded:
- a CDS encoding nucleoside diphosphate kinase, putative; the encoded protein is MKDERCIFIILPDVTNNFKDEEVLEKLEEKNFIILKKKKVHLTENEIKEILNEKPEQYSNIGEFYAYVESGLSVISLVEHIEGNTAERLNSLVKSTSILIKDEKYFECLEYQCNLKCKNAPFYFSKNDWYFSRDLNYFFPPRDDNFLERTLIILKPDVIDQNKIGDIVNEILNFGLLIVAMKRGILSAERARSLYEGSAGKPYYDALIEFMTSAKGIVCLIVEGKSCIRLSKILCGPSSSIVPFEDMPNACLKKKYGTCAMRNAVHTPSENNIDREINLFFSEENFSGENGILLIKKDALSGDDLNNLRDYLHDYGFNVLEEKIISVDEDTLRSMFEEPIMVVPSVGPHTQYVIITLSRVNCVTCLHYLIGGKSTKESKLKRPNSIRSIFSLDKNDIIFVKDKKKINNLIRQYFLFEKYNESITVDMVKNFLYRKNVTSCEKEEENIKLREVFLECFTKMCESKPSEQTAIVWLSEWFKQKKGEIMADVMRKEMGRKMGHAHVYPLGGKDKTLIADAREEEKVKQSSNIPIGSSRGNAGGGTKGEGPNQISIFQKACKGNKKIFIIPDIYDGENNTQISRDNDEVMLKLIKHLERLGYINLSFIDLCMKEEKKKSLLGKKIEYTKRKYNMLTVDLVRRILKENLDRNKSYSNYVLTGFYGVIDLAYLTREDIIPTSFCLLVLKEDANVESEKIGSGEGELGKRGRGAHLDSFLSLLHGGEKNLIDHFLNKGKILIYRKGKNFFNNFLQNLETEIVILLGVNLNHLKSEIKFLVECYNYLFVDHVKLFNEEKRKKKQGKICEDELDCSSAPSDLLLSFLIERLNSLKDKDYRKFVLCNFPLNMQQVDAIKGKTNAKVVVFHFNCKVGENSVHSEWKETQRGLLELGNNRNGGRYKKGAHYKVDDSFVLGEVARLSKGVIVHQFDVNNKAEKLSSGVHHLFDLISAVRRKVILISNLTLKNVDFIGLYLQYEYPRVVFCDLNFMSEGEGSKDYTNSLWHMIDGVFDENNTSGKNKERVNEIIRKMNNFVSRLNASYFVFGGFPSDLEIEDFRKLELFFDIKLCILVVPVRGDSGMGIGVYRDEKPKSADLLSPVHILPPLDLFDAASAEASPLADTVLWFSSRGNLLTVEAGSQGGEYQGAINSVGGEADEKAITTGDSSGENILPTDNPTESIQQDDQLEDEEKKEILKKVEDRIRPNLICYQAPDKYDVREFVKRKIGRDSNGGSFHCLFCEDVLKELPFIIEEKSEGYIKKLAEKIKTEKENTIREIYVTYLEGLVKHSSKYLFANIVLCDVPLWTGEGNDTCVDTFGRFTNFKKVIQLVHSVQGDNVFGGDASEFHGANTCAALNDDRVFGASSPGGSNALGSSLEGAEMRDNADEAGNHNNEVDKADDKVDKADKEELNSGGKPKGRSKHADKLSKYNKAARDLRDIISKKHADVEVATIYLNRDMPRNTDSLFCPQIIILFVPQNEKLQLLLSSLLCFHLKNFSSINMAQVVREEMVKEQIRRGVAGSEVEKLEKGGVRGGCHNDGNSDHHSYEKYIVDRAFTSLLDQIKRADKNVLVTGFPIVQNKYSKSDYFEQFRLFKPFTISGIISISFEDTYLHTLVGHAIPDGAHYVAKYEEVIQTIKLEFGCKGKDKNKLYFAKITNKEDLQRVLGEVTEVFSC
- a CDS encoding cyclin dependent kinase binding protein, putative codes for the protein MKEPKYFSIYEDFFKDAKTFLNTAVETKNSIFDVSSSGGSSSGGKSDGGLEGRGKERHINFYLNDQSNRAVWHKDSSNEGRTTGKSSNRSVLNGRGLKRSGPNRSRPKRGHHNGEADAYKNNQCFSNMNHGASKILMCYQNTHTMCLSYKPYNENVCHDSANMNYSISIFKKRVPNFDMEEKKYAFDGTEEDNRVVRFLKKWAFWRYREKGRKFLLINEERRQLREGENIGRSSHMEDGTRTGKDVRRGMEKDSNKYSNKSIMTEASRNFSTNKGKGKSAKNAEEEAKKKSVIFNEMRRKKKERKKGISYEHLLTPSRHVYDAFCLFNPRFKQGKHHTVMCLQGYNVSVIPFVKAKKLKEEVNELFNEINPWIHKSLTLSKLRNLKIDLFNLISNIPQIDISTICCAWVFFERLVIKGYVHKSNRKLYAATCLILSLKFYQHDDMQILEKLLFYIQKLDKKENLTPSLIFSVEFLVYRLLDFSLQHTYEHIRPHIYQYLESKELKFEDVYGISEEVYLCSNYPSEV
- a CDS encoding calcium-binding protein, putative — encoded protein: MEEQQRGKKKNESSYKFLNADEINNLEYIFNKMKRDENESVTIQNVQKFLRENHNKDISDDLLDFFHMYGSTINLEDFLTALNCDINKFKSKEKIRSLFDLLDTSKRGYISTRSFIQAAKEFENEFSEETLKSIFNIMDLSNSDRMHFDEFKNAIANM